AGGATCATGGATACAAAATGAATttgagagagagaaagagtgcaGGGTCAGTTtttatcaaggtttaaaatttcgacccgcgCCGAGGTTTCGGTCTTGGACTGGAACGATACGATTTCGGTATCGTATCTtgccgtgccgatatagtttcagtatttttttaaaatataaaatatacaacaacaacaacaataacaaccgagccttttcccactaggtggggtcggctgtatgaatccttttatgtcattaagctctatctcctattatatcatcatctatatttaaataaattttatcttgttttattgttgctaaccaagtcttttttggtcttcctcttcctcgtttgatatgcatgtttatcatagtttcacatcgcctaactggagcatttattggtcgtctaagaacatgtccgtaccatctcaaacgtgtctctcggagtttgtcctcaatagatgcaactccgactttctttataatgctctcattccttattttgtccatcttcgtatgtccacgcatctaccttaacatcctcatctctgcaactctcatcttatgctcatgtgctcaagtcatagcccaacattcagctccatataacatagcaggtctaacagtggttttatagaacttacctttaagtttaagaggtactttacggtcacataaaacacccgacgctcccctccatttcacccatcctgcttgtattctatgtaagacgtctctctcaatccctccatcattttgtaaaaatgatcctaaatatttaaatctctcggttccggacaactcgtcctctcctatcttaacaattgtttcattacttctaatattgctaaacttaaattccatatattctgtctttatctactaagcttaaaacctttcccttctagtgtttccctccaagattctagcttagcatttactccttcaagggtctcatctaccaaaataatatcatctgcaaacaacatgcaccacggtactgtgtcttgaatgtgcgcagtgagttcgtccataattagtgtaaaaaaatagGGACTTAGGgtcgatccttgatgtaaccctatctttattgaaaatgcttcagttactccgcctgaagtctttaggtcgttacatcctcatacatatccttaattagttcaatatatgttatgctaacacctctcttttctaaaattctccatataatttctctcgggactctatcataagctttttctaagtcaatagaaaccatgtgtagatcttgtttttgctcccgatatttttcaattaattgtctaaaggagatgtatagcttctattgtcgatcttccaggcatgaacccaaattgattttctgtcactgtggtctccttccttaatcttttttctattactttttcccaaagtttcataatatgactcattagtttaatacccctatagtttgcacaattttgtatgtctcccttgttcttatataagggaactagagtacttatcctccattgatcaggcattcttttcgttttcaatatcatgttaaataattttataagtcattcaataccttgtttccctaagcacttccatacctctatcggaatatcacctgatccaacggcttttccattgtgcatctcatttaaagtttgttttacttctgaagtttgaattctacgataaaaattaaaatttctatgctcatttgacctaattaaattacctaagttaagttggtcacctaaaccttgattaaaaagttgatgaaaatacctcttccaccgctcttttatttctccatcatttactaataccctattacattcatctttaatacattctatttggctaagatctcttgttttcctttctctcactttagctattctataaatgtctctttccccttcttttgtatccaatttttgatataatcgttcaaaagttttattttttgcttcactcactactttcttagcttctttcttgactattgtatatttttttaagttttcctcgttcttacaaatatataattccttataagctattcgtttttccttcactttctcttgtactttctcattccaccactaagattctttacttaatagagcatgtccctttgactcaccgagtgcactcttagctactattttcaactttgataccatcttatcccatgttgtattaaagtcatcgtatatttcacctaatgcttgtacttctaccttctccttaaatatattttgtttctcatcctttaacttccatcacttaattttagaaattgtatatattttctttctattgatattatatttaaggcgtatatccaacactactaccctatgttgggtagttaagctttctccagggatgactttgcaatctttacaaatctttctatccttcttcctaaccataagaaagtcaatttgtgatttattattcccacttttgaatgtgactaagtgttcttctcttttcttaaaaaatgtattagctaatataaggtcatatgctatcgcaaaatctaatatagttttcccttcctcattcctcgttccaaacccataactcccatgtactctctcatattcctaatttttcactccgacatgcccatttagatcacctcctattaaaatcatttcatttggtggaatattttgtaatatttcatctaagtcctcccaaaaccttgatttggtagcttcatctaatcctacttgtggtgcatatacgctaattatgttcatagtttctttcgccacaaTTATCTTAAGGGCtgtaattctatccccttttcgaactactcctacaacttcatcctttaacaaattatctacaatgatacccactccatttcttgctttactctttccagtgtaccataacttaaaacccgagttctctatcatctttgccttctcgcctatccattttgtctcttgtacacacaaaatgctaatttttctcctaatcatcatatctactacctccattgattcaccagtgagagttcctatattccatgtttcaaatcttagattattagttttcctatcatatttgttcttatctaacctatggtgtgagaacttttgcctatttagcactacacccaaattctcatggagatgtagcggtccttgctgagacgttacagtcggaccctgtaacgcgaactcttgcatatttatcactacacctgagttctggagatgtagcgtgcatattccttccggggaacaacctagcattaacacaatagtttaatggattcattcattgaatatttgccatagtttgacgctggctgacaacctaacacaaccctcctcctttatccgggcttaggACCGGCCATGGCCggtataaaatatattaattaaaaaaatatttaacataaatatttaaaacataaacaaaataaacaatataaaaagtaatcttttaaaaaaggaaaagatatgaaaatagatagataaataaataaaaaaatttattataattttaaaattaaaataaattaaatataagattaattagataattttattaggatttaataaagtctttttagattatctccatcatagctaggagttgattaaataaTGAGtgtaagtttaattaaaaaaaatccgaAATCCGACTTCACTCGCGAGCTCGCGCGACTTCGGCGCTGCTGCAAGGTTACATGACCCCTCAGCCATGGCCACGATGATCGCGTGACTCCTCCGGCACAATCGCGGTGGTCATGCGACCCCTCTGCAACAGCTGCAGGGTCGCACGACGCCTCCGCGGTGGCAGTGGAAGAGTTATGTGACCCCTCCGTTGTTGTTGCGGGGTCGAGTGACCCCTCCGCTGCGGTCATGGGGCCGCACAACACATTGCAACTGTCATGGGTCTGGTGCCGGGGTCATGTCGGTGCTGGTCATCGGGAGGAACGAGATGTTTTGCCCGTTTCGACTGTCTCGACACGgcattttaaaccatgatttttATTATCTAATAATCTACCAATAACACAACAATgtaatattttctttattatcCAATAATCTCCAATCAACAAAAAGATGAAGTCTTCAATACAGTTTATGTTAATGCTAGAAAGTTAACTTACCCATAACGCCTGCGTTTATGCTTTGATTTGCTTTTTGAATACTGCTTGTCCTGACCTGATCGTGAAATATCCTCAGTTTGAGTTTCATCAACTATTCCTACATAAGTATAGATGATAAAGAATCCAACAAAAATAAGTTATCAATTcctgtaaaataattaaataaaaatcttcCAATGCATCATGATAAGAGTTCACAATTGGTTGTCAAAATTTATGCTTCACATGAATCAACCTTGaatttaactcataaaattaccTCAGTGTGGATATATTGAACTTAGTGCCAACATATCTGGAAAGTCTTGCTAAAGAAAGAGTGTAGCAATCAAACATGACTTATAACATCAAATAAGGCATAAAGTACATAACATGAACTTTTCAATGTTCAGCACCAATAACAAATGCTCAGCTAAGCCTCATAATGGATTCCTTCAACCATGTATCTAATATAACTAGAGCACCAGAATGCCTTGATGACCGTATGACCCTACTGAAGAATATAGTGCCAGATAAAGAGAAGTTGGTGGGCGTAAAGAACCATCCATATCCTCATGCAAATCTTTGGATTACAAACAAATAAGTGATAACAgtgaattttaagaaaattttaatttggcCTTAAAACTTCAAGAATGCTAGCTTAGCCTTGCTCAGAGATTGCTGAATCaactcaacttcatcaaagttgtccTAAATTATCTGATATTACATTAATCAAATTTGGAATTTCGGAATGATTTGGATAAATTGAAAATGTTCACTAAATTTTGGGCTAAATAAATTTAAGGAACCATAATGAGACAAACTAAGGTTAAACAATCatttttcattgttttttttttaattctccaCACATCACGGTACTTGCATGTATAAATCTAATCCCAAACACCATACAAACAGCTAAGATGGTTAATACTAGGACCCAAAACACAAATATGAAAGAAGACTTCCTGGTGCCTTCTGTAATTGACAAATATGAAACAAACTGAGCTAAATTCAGTGTATCCCATCCCATAAGGTCCAGCAATGATCCATGTGTTGTGGAACTAGAAAGGTTTCAGAAGATTTACCAACATGAGCAAAATATAAGGCATGTTAATTTCTGACCTGATGGCATTCTGAAGGCAGCAAAAAATAACATTACCTCACCTCCTATCTAGAATCAAATTTCAAGAGCATGCTCTTAGACAAAAATGACTATTACCagaaatatcagaatataaaccAGAAGCCAGCCAGTACTTCATGAAATTCTTTTTCACTCGTTTCATAAGGTCAACAACATAATCACCCttgttgttgtatttgtaacAATTATCCCAGATATATTGTACATCCTTGAAAACGCCCTCAGAGTTCAGGTACTTGAATCTACTCTCAAGGTTTTGGACTATTGTGCCAAAATCCATAGGAGTGTCAATTATATCAAAATAATCCTGCAAAAATAATCAAGAAAGATTGGCAAAGCAACATGATAGAATAAATTatgtaatataaattaaataggagGTACTGTAAATTGTTTACTCAAAGATCCAACTCGCAGAGTAAATGAAAGCATAAGTCAAGCCAAACATGACTAATGACCAGGGTCCAACAAGAAGAGCTAAGTTATCCACCTGGTATGATCATAGCATAGCAAATCATCTGAATTTCAAAAAGCATATAACCTTTAAATAAAATTCTCGATAGAAATTTTAGGTCCTAAATGAATGCATAAAACTTCCTTAAATCATTGATATCGTAAAGCACCTGGATTTTAATCATGTATGTAATCATAGGGAAAGGGCTAATACTAGAGATTCCAATGGGTCATGATCAGACTCAGGGAGCTCAAGTTGGTCAGGCTCTAGGTGTGTCATGGCGGCCTAGAAAGGCTTCATCAAGTCATGCCCAACAGAGGCCTATGGCAACTAGGCAGGTCAAGTCAGATATGTCAGGTTTATGCCCACCCCAACATCCATAAACTATTTCATGGAAGTGAGGCTATCCCTTTTGAAGCCAAATGACAAATAAGAGCCTTAGTTATAAATAACTGCAGTATTTAAAGGTAGCGACACAGAAACATTAAGATGAGAGCAATGGCTCGATGAGTAACATTGACATGTCCAATACTTGTGTAATGATTATATCTCGTGATATACTCACAGGTATTCCCAAAGCAACCGGATCCACTGGAGTGTTAAAGGGATCAGCTGCTTCCATTTTCATTACTTTCTTTATCACCTGAACAATAAACAGATCAGAGAATATATGTATTTTCTGCCTCACATAGAAAGAAGTGATGATACAGAACTCAAATGTTTATTATCTACTTACAACCAAGGCAGCATTCAACTCTTTTTCACTGTAACGAGGGTCATTAGAAGGAAGTGTTCTTTCTCTTTGTATCTTGTTCCTAGGGACAGAGGTATCCACTGTTCTTGCAGTTTCTGCAACAACTGATTTTTTCTTGCTCGGCAGCTCTGAAGAAATGACAAGCTTACTAGGATTTCTGTCTTGCTTAATCTCACTTGGAAAACCTAAACCAAGTGAAGATTTTATCTTAATGCTTCctttttttttacataatttaTCAGAAATTGTATTGTTCATATCTGATGTCTGCCCATCCGAGAAAGTACTCTCCTCCTTTTCAGCAGCAGATTCAACCACACTTGGAGCAACTTGTGGATTGCTCTTCTCTGTTTCACTTGGTGTTTGTGCATCTGAACCACTTTTATAAGGCTCAGATAATCTTGCAGACTTCAGTTTTACTTTAACTCGAGGATGGCCCTTTTTATCAGATATTCTACCAATAGGTGCCTCAGTATCAGTATTTGACATAACACTGGGTGTATTAGATCCATTATGGGGTTCAGGCTTAACTTCAGAACCATGCTGGTTATCATCAGAAGGTTCTAAATTTAAGTTATCTTTTGTGTCAGAAGACACCAGGTCGGAAGATAGATCTTTGGTCAATTTAGCCTGTTTCCCTTTCCTCTGATATGTTTTGTGACCACGCTTCCTTTTCATGTTTTTCCTGTTACTTTGAGGAATATATTCTTCAGAAGATGAAGTTATCTCAGTGACTGCAGTGTCCTTAACAATTAACGTGGCATTGCCGATATCAAGAGGACTATTGATTGTTAATGGATTCCCAGGAGCTTTTAGCTTGATTCTCAGAATACACTTCTCCATAACCaagtgcccaaatatgatggatCCATGAGAATTCGACCTTCTCAAACACCAAAAGGAAAGTATTTCTGAATAGCATTAATGTCAATATAATAAAGAAACTACAACTTAACTGTCAaacaacattaaaaaaaataaaatcatccacaTACAGAGGATAAAACATCAAGAGTCCTATAAGTAAACATCTAACTAAGATGCTGAACTTTTGTAATTCTGTTTAATAGCACAAATAAGTATAAATAAGAGCACTAAAAACTTAGAAATCATCTGTCTAAtaatgaaacaaaaaaaaaaaaatgacaataaAAAACTATGACAGTTAAACTACAAAACCAATAACTAACCACATAATTCTATATTTTAACTAAGTTAGCAAGTAACAAGATGGATCACTGACGATAAAGAGCTCTGAGCCTCGCATGGTGGATACGCAAACAGTGTGCTTTATTTATAACCATACCAGtgggaagaagaaagaaacacacacacacataatGACTAGAAAGGGAAATATAAGGAGAAATGTGCAGGCATACACAAGTTGGATATGAAAATATACGTTGTTAAAAGTATCCAGATAGGGCATCCAACAAAAGTGTAGTAAGGTGGTAATGTAGGTAGTAAATTTACAAGAAAAGGATATCCAAATATAGTACGGAAGAGGGCATCTGCTGATATTATATTGCTCAATGTTTGCAATACCAACTAGCATAACAAGTGCTGTTGAGAATGAACAGATAAGATTGACATCTGCAGACAAGGCAACAAGTTACCTAAATTCTATGATACGTGCAGAATTTTATTTATAGTAACTCAACCTCCCAATCTAGGAACTGATAATGAAATGTTATGAATAGCAATAATATTCACAGATACTGCAATGGTTAAATTGGTACAAAATAAATCATTACACTTCTTTTCCTTGTCAATAAGCACTAAGATGCAAGTCAAATTTAATCAGAAATGTGACAACATCAAAGATGTTCATATATTATCACGATTCATCATAATCTTTTTGATTAAACAACAAAAAACATAGCAAATCAAACCCTCCATGAAACATATTGAACCCAGATCTAGTCTCTTTATAATCACAATGAGGCATTTCAGCAATCTACtacattaaagaaaaaaaatcctaatcaAATGAAAGAACAATTGTGATATAAAAGTAATCTACTACAttgttaagaaaaaaatatctgtGCAGCTAAACATGCACTTTATAACTCGCACGCTAACAATTCTGTACACAACAAAAAAAGCCAAACACAATGATACTAAATCAGGATTCAGAGTACAAGTAGGAAACTCAGGATGCATGACATAATTTGAAGTGTTTGATACTGCCATGTCTTTTTTCCTTCTTAATTCATAAAATTATAGTATTATACGGAAGTCAGGAAaggcaaaataaataatatttcaaCCGCTCAGTATTGAGGAAATGACTGTATGACTTTATTATAGAACAATGGAACATTGTACCACTTCTACAGTACATAGAGCCGTAAGGATGGAATCTAAAAATCTGAATGAAGTACCAAAAAGATGATACCACACAAAGACTGTAATCGCATGAAAACAACATCAAGAAACAGTAAAGACAATTCAaggatttaattaaaaaaaaaatcttgaggaTGTGAATTTAGCGACTGCGCGATCTAGTTGATTAAATAAAACGACGAATTTTATACCAAATCGGAACCATGGGTTCAAAGAAGCCTCGCTTTTGAACCCCAGTCCCCTTTTGGTCTTCCCAGGGCTTAGAGCCCTTTTTTTTTGTTGATAGGTAGCATAGAACCCTATTATTTAGATAGAGAGGAGTGCGGAGATAAGATGATACAAACACTGCAGCCAGATGCATCGACCGAGGGTTTTTTTCCCCGGAGGGACGAAGATTCCAGAAACTCTCACTCCTCCCACAATCTACGGATGAGAATAACAAAAGATAGTGTGAAGATTAGAGGAGACAAATTACCTGAGGGATCGATAGCGAAGGCGGAGACGGCACCGGCGACAAGCTGCCGACTGCGGTGACTGTGGCCGGAATTAGGGTTCGAAGTTCGAACTATGAAAGGgaacaatttaaaataaattaaaaaaaaatggagaGTCAAAAATCCAGACAGGTCCATGGTTAAATAACGGCAAGCCGAACCTATCTCACGTCATCAAGTCTGAACCGAAAAGGTGCGACCCGGGAATTGAACCGCGATCCATATTATGAACGACGACCATATTGTAAGCTCGTCGCTTGGATAGGACACATTAAACTTACACAACTAAATAtcattagaaatattttaaatcgAATTTATATAGAATTTGAAGTTCCAATGTTttaataagataaataaatcttATAAAAATTCATTATCACCCATATGTTAAACAATTCTTACACAAatgtaaattaacttaattcgtACAATTTAAGAATATTAAATCAAGAGACCGATTATGAAAATTTTTGCAAGTTTATGTAATACATAAAAGAGTTTGAATTAACAAAGCAACATGCTCCCAACATTCTATCTGAACGTCAAGGTCTGTGAGAGAGCTCGAAAAATGCACATGAGATGGTAACCTGATAAAATAGCCATTGATTTTCCTGCCATGTTATATACAGCACTCACTTCTCCAAACCAAAGAGAAGATAAATTACAATGAATGGAATGGTCAGCATGGTCTAGGGGAAAACAATTGCAATTTATCATAAGCATTAGTCTTCTAACGGCCATCAATCACGAAAACCAAATACATCTCTTTCACTAGAATCAGTGCTGCAACTTCCAGAGCTGTTGCTGTCGTGGTTGTGCAACGATAAATCCCTGACATGAGCTGCGAGACCTGAACTGTCCATGGCTTTGTTGTTAAAGAAGCTCTCCCTCTCTCTGTGTTGAGACGGTGGAGGTGGTAAATCGGCTCTCGAATGTTGTTTGCTTCC
This window of the Zingiber officinale cultivar Zhangliang chromosome 3B, Zo_v1.1, whole genome shotgun sequence genome carries:
- the LOC121967846 gene encoding bromodomain-containing factor 2-like isoform X2; the protein is MEKCILRIKLKAPGNPLTINSPLDIGNATLIVKDTAVTEITSSSEEYIPQSNRKNMKRKRGHKTYQRKGKQAKLTKDLSSDLVSSDTKDNLNLEPSDDNQHGSEVKPEPHNGSNTPSVMSNTDTEAPIGRISDKKGHPRVKVKLKSARLSEPYKSGSDAQTPSETEKSNPQVAPSVVESAAEKEESTFSDGQTSDMNNTISDKLCKKKGSIKIKSSLGLGFPSEIKQDRNPSKLVISSELPSKKKSVVAETARTVDTSVPRNKIQRERTLPSNDPRYSEKELNAALVVIKKVMKMEAADPFNTPVDPVALGIPDYFDIIDTPMDFGTIVQNLESRFKYLNSEGVFKDVQYIWDNCYKYNNKGDYVVDLMKRVKKNFMKYWLASGLYSDISGIVDETQTEDISRSGQDKQYSKSKSKHKRRRYGIDQHKSDCLCAVCAVRRRRKEREENSIAVENQAETSDHNMSRELKIEESSAQDIPCSEDATSSMDRLPEIDTNANGEDDNEEKFATPSRVNSAQMEKQEMDIELGFEQNDSGGNNQSSQHSFENGRKNSKSEFQGQFREVMQPGEQKDDTTLNVEASYHYSHMNQNQEESHGQDHLTKTQKFPQLQENKLMLQLCKSLFPSDRRSVWNGPHSLNRGSLSFRNSAIHDALESLMK
- the LOC121967846 gene encoding bromodomain-containing factor 2-like isoform X3, with translation MEKCILRIKLKAPGNPLTINSPLDIGNATLIVKDTAVTEITSSSEEYIPQSNRKNMKRKRGHKTYQRKGKQAKLTKDLSSDLVSSDTKDNLNLEPSDDNQHGSEVKPEPHNGSNTPSVMSNTDTEAPIGRISDKKGHPRVKVKLKSARLSEPYKSGSDAQTPSETEKSNPQVAPSVVESAAEKEESTFSDGQTSDMNNTISDKLCKKKGSIKIKSSLGLGFPSEIKQDRNPSKLVISSELPSKKKSVVAETARTVDTSVPRNKIQRERTLPSNDPRYSEKELNAALVVIKKVMKMEAADPFNTPVDPVALGIPDYFDIIDTPMDFGTIVQNLESRFKYLNSEGVFKDVQYIWDNCYKYNNKGDYVVDLMKRVKKNFMKYWLASGLYSDISGQDKQYSKSKSKHKRRRYGIDQHKSDCLCAVCAVRRRRKEREENSIAVENQAETSDHNMSRELKIEFATQESSAQDIPCSEDATSSMDRLPEIDTNANGEDDNEEKFATPSRVNSAQMEKQEMDIELGFEQNDSGGNNQSSQHSFENGRKNSKSEFQGQFREVMQPGEQKDDTTLNVEASYHYSHMNQNQEESHGQDHLTKTQKFPQLQENKLMLQLCKSLFPSDRRSVWNGPHSLNRGSLSFRNSAIHDALESLMK
- the LOC121967846 gene encoding bromodomain-containing factor 2-like isoform X1; translated protein: MEKCILRIKLKAPGNPLTINSPLDIGNATLIVKDTAVTEITSSSEEYIPQSNRKNMKRKRGHKTYQRKGKQAKLTKDLSSDLVSSDTKDNLNLEPSDDNQHGSEVKPEPHNGSNTPSVMSNTDTEAPIGRISDKKGHPRVKVKLKSARLSEPYKSGSDAQTPSETEKSNPQVAPSVVESAAEKEESTFSDGQTSDMNNTISDKLCKKKGSIKIKSSLGLGFPSEIKQDRNPSKLVISSELPSKKKSVVAETARTVDTSVPRNKIQRERTLPSNDPRYSEKELNAALVVIKKVMKMEAADPFNTPVDPVALGIPDYFDIIDTPMDFGTIVQNLESRFKYLNSEGVFKDVQYIWDNCYKYNNKGDYVVDLMKRVKKNFMKYWLASGLYSDISGIVDETQTEDISRSGQDKQYSKSKSKHKRRRYGIDQHKSDCLCAVCAVRRRRKEREENSIAVENQAETSDHNMSRELKIEFATQESSAQDIPCSEDATSSMDRLPEIDTNANGEDDNEEKFATPSRVNSAQMEKQEMDIELGFEQNDSGGNNQSSQHSFENGRKNSKSEFQGQFREVMQPGEQKDDTTLNVEASYHYSHMNQNQEESHGQDHLTKTQKFPQLQENKLMLQLCKSLFPSDRRSVWNGPHSLNRGSLSFRNSAIHDALESLMK